ccgcggcggaggcggacggcggTGCTCGTCGGGGCCGCGATGGAGGCGGGCtggccggaggcggcgccgacgctGTGGATGCCCGCGGCGTGACACGCGATGGGGATGgatcggaggcggaggcggcgcgatgGATGGGGTTGACGGCCACGTGAGGACTGAGTGGTAGTGGTGGCTTTTAGAGTTTAGCAATTTAGTGGGCTTATTGGGCCTCCTAGGTCTATTGGGCCACAATTCGGTTTTCTCGGTTAATTCGGTTAACCAAAAACAATAACCGAATTGCCCGAAAAAAATTCGGTCTTTCCATAGCTGAGACCGAATTActaaccgaatttctcggtctcggtcttttcggtttcggtctcggtcttttcggttcggttcTTCGGTTCGGTCTTATTCTGGCCACCCCTAGAGGTAGGAACGTAGCTGAAGTCATGAACCGCCCAAAGACTCTGTTTCTTGTATCCTTCTATAAAACTCaaaggcagagagagagagagagagagagagagagagagagaatggacTACAGCAAGCAAGGCTCATGGGACTCGTATTCATCACAAGGCAAGATTAATTGATCCTTTTTTCATCATCACTTGATCAATTCTTCTTTGGGGTTCTTGCAACATGGTCTTAATTACCACTTCCCTGCATGCATGGCTTTATGTTCTTTGAGTAATAAATCACAGGAACTCATCTCTActcaatatgttttttttttgttgcatgtAGTTCATTTGGATTGCAAATTCAGTTTTTTAGAGTTCATGAGTGCAACTTCCATGGAGAGATCATTGTTTCTCAAGTTTAGCTGGAGTTACTTTCATTTCTCGGCTAAATTATTTGTTCattcatctctctccttttctttccaTCACTTGTAGAGAGGCTGCATCAGGCTTCCACCTTGCCAAAACCACTCATTTTTCCCTTCCTAAATCTTTGTCCTAAAACTAAagttttttcttccttcttttttaatAACTTGACACATTTCTTTCAGTGCACAACTTGTATCCATACCCTCAGCCAAGGGTGTATCCACCACCACCGGTTTCAGAGGGCTATGGCTACCAGACCTACTTTGGTGAAGATAACCAAGAAGCTTCTTGTGGCTGGTCACAACAACAACCATCTGCACCATCAGATGGGCCTTACAACTATGGCTACAATGAAGATCCAGACTGCCTCACTTTCTTAAGAGGATGGTACACTTATACTTGCTACACCTGACATATATATAACTTGGCTcatatgatgtttttttttaaaaaaaaaatccgaaatcTGTTCTtgggatggaaaagaaaaaaaaaattctgttgCAACGGACGGGCACTCTCTGATAGCTGCTGCTTCATGATGCCTTTGGTTGCAGCTTGGCAgggctctgctgctgctgcttgctggAGCGATGCTGCTACTTCTGATACCATCGTCAGCCAAGAATGGATGTGCTTCAGCTGGATATATAGTTGTCTTGGATTATATTTGTAAGGTTAGGTTGTTGTGCCTATATGGATGTAGTACTCCCCTCTAGTCACAAATAAATGtcgttttttattttgttttaaagTAAATAATTAGACAGAACTTTGATGGTTTGACCGCATAattgttttgcaaaaaaaaaagttgataaTATTATGAAAGCTTTTGTCATAACAAGTCTAGCTATATCAATTTCATATGCCTAAAACATATATTCTGTGTTATAATCCTTGTCAAAATTACCTTGGTGGTTACACTAGTATAGGTCAGCCTACAAACCCGATTTGAGTGCAATCCCTAGGATCGAATCTGGATTTTACACCGAAGATTTTTTCCATtgtaggatcaaggaggccgactagaggaggggtgaataggcggttctaaaacttaatggcacttaaacaaaactaacctaagttgctaggcaaggtaaggtgcaaggttaactaagcaactaagttaagttttgcaaacctaggtgatatgggctcaaatatATCTCTATAAATGTAAATAGCACAAATGTAAAtacaacaaataaatgagacaagagacaaggaatttttcaccgaggttcggaaactcgccggtttcctaatccccgttgaggcgagcccaactccaccgctcaaccacgaagccaccgcacgcccccttcgtcaagaggtgggcaaggcgggagtcggcccacggagaggactacccaagcctcgatcactcggggtagttcttccttcattccgaaggtggtgaactccaaaccactcacaaacggcgccgggcctcctccacagtctcctcggagaggtcaccaggCAACACCtacacaagccgtctaggagacggcaacctccaagagtaacaagtctaggatgcttgccgaggatgattaagtgccacactagctataacaatgaagcaatgcacttggattggcttaactcactctctaacacctcactagataaactaagtgcacaagggtgtgagagctcttgcaagggttcaagataatgcaatggagtgccaaaaccttacccttgctgctggggagtgggtatatatacccccaaccaccaaaactagccgttggaaccgaaatccccaactctgtgctttgccggtcagaccgctgttgtgaggccggtcagaccggactactttgtaacggctagaaaactagccgttacagggcaatcattgagcccactcaacctggtcggtctgaccgcagtgtagtggctggtcagaccgtccatggctcggtcagaccgccgtcggctcggtctgaccggttgcggctctggcggctctgtctcgccaccaaaaaccagaccagtgcaacagaccagtggggccggtcagaccggccttaccacgccggtcagaccggctaacaggcccggtcagaccagcctaaggcccacggtcagaccgcaggtcacttttcagctcaaccGACCGTTAGTAAAATGACGATATCTCTTTGACTCGGGTCTCAGAATTTGGCATTCTTGGACTttatggaaagcttattcaaagggctatccaacccatgaacaatccatccaagaaacacaacttttctcagggagaaagggctcacactccaaaggatacTCCACCGGACATAACCACATAAGGCTACCCAAACCTATAGGATTTGCCCACATCTCTCTTTGTttaggacttgagaaaactcaccacacttggctagacaagcCCATCAAATacacctacatgcatatgaactaatatggcacaagatcatccacaagctcgcttcatagacccctcttgatagtacgacgcctatctagcaaatccggtctacaccaaacaccaagaccgggaaaagactaagaaaacattcttagctacattatacctttgccttgtgccatccatcttggggtcaagcttgagtcgagatcaacacttgtgaTCATTTGATTCAACCATGTTTATACCAAGGTATTTACCATCATTTGTCAAGACTTTGttctcatcacaagcttgatttcattcttgccaacatggcgatgtccttggcttggtgaccatTAACCCATGGTATCatccattagcctcatcatagtgggacctattccttttcacatctcaaaggagaacattagtctcaacaaatcggttgtcatccttcacttgatgaccaaccggttgcatatgaaagatatggatatgtttgttgagtattcattaacatcacaagtgtcatatactcgtatgcaaccttaagtgcaaagatccgatataaataataggtgaacaacatggatctagaacatgcacaataaatgtataaGATTTGCcccccctaaatatatgcatacaaataaatatacatgagatacaagtgtatgcataattagagaatgaccaatgggagtttatcctatacacatagagaaggcatatgtagtaatgatgtagaccaacataaaacatatacattcatgatctccatgttcttaatgtaaatgagactaaataagatacgactcgagtaaacattagtctcacacttatataacaataacatggaaatcatatatatgaacctctcaaaaagtaggagataagaagtggtacatatcgttttatctccatgcatttcatccttatcatgattaaggtccatcaccAAAGAATGCATATCTACCACATCTCATCATCGGGAAATAACCTAGTTAACAACTTATGaaaaagagaggttaatcccataaacatcaATTTATCATCTATCATCAAAgcaacaattacacaaattgtttaatccaagatctttcaatattttctctttttggTGATAGATAATAacccgatataaacaatatagagagATGGGATGAAAGATGATTTCAAATCAAGGTAGAGatcttataataaacaaaatatagaataaactccccctcaagatgtgcatacatatggatataaaggaacacatatgcacataatcaatcaaGATTAATGACGgagctcacactatattttggatccacaagagagaccaagttagaatatgtgaagtttaatacatacaTCTCATCACTTTTATTTTCATATCCAAACGAGACTAGTCAAAGAAAAGCTCATAAAAACGTTAGTCTCATattattagatttgtcattaatcaccaaaaccaaattaaggcacttgaacttacaCCCATCTAACCCCTAGTGGTACTACACATTAATTTCTTGCAATTTGGAGGATTAGGACATCCCAAGGCCttctctctgtgtgtgtattgcgcgcgcgggggcggggggGGTGCATGGGACATGTACATCAACAATTAATATACTTTCttagcatgtgtttggtttaAGAATAAGGTAGGATGGTTAGGTTCATTCCTATTTTTCTGGGTTTGGATATGGTTAGGTTTATTCCTATTTTTCTGGGTTGGGATGGACCTACTGCCTGTTTGGTTGTAGGGATGGAACGGACCCAGTTTTCTGTTTGGTTCGAGGGATATGATGGGTTGAAATGGTCCTATccttgtttggttggagggatgtAGGTAGGCTGCCTAGATAGAGTCACCTCCTCATATTAGTTGGTGAGGTTACCTCTCATATAACATACACATTACAAAATAATATTTAGACATGAATATCACactatttgaaaataaaatacttTCGTATAACTATTTGGAAATAAAATACAATTCATATCACATAGCCAACCCAAACACCAAAGTAAAATACCAATAATTAGCATACATCACTCCATATATCAATGCATGCATAGGAAGTTCAAGCCACACATAATGAGTTCAAGTCTTGCACATAATTGCAAATTAAAGTCTTACTAATAGTAGCAAATTTAAGTCTTGCACATGGTAGCAAGATCTCTGCCTCAGTTTAAGCAGCACAGTTCATAATAGCAAAAGTTGAAGCCTTACAGTTCAAACAACATAGTTCATAATAGTAAAATAACTACCCAACTCATTCAACAACCCTACGGTGATCCAGGAAACTTCTCACTAATGAACATACCAACCCAATGTAGCTTGTTTTCAAGCGGAAGTCCATCAAAAGCTCTAGCAATGTGAGGGTTAGCCACCGAATGAGCATAATAGAAAGATATGTGGATCTCATTTAATCTAGGAAGGCTTTTTAGGGTGTCAAATAAACCTTCTGGTATTTTATTGTCTAGCTCACAAGCCTTTCCTATAGCAGCGGCAAGCTTGTCACCAACGCTAGTGAATGCACTAATCAACACATTATCTTCACTCTCAGTTGTTTTGGCCTTCTTTGGCTAGCTTGTAGATGATGTTTCGGCATCAAGATCATTAGTGACAACACCATAATTCACCTCTTCAATTTCAATTTCAACATCATCAGTACCAAGAACTGAACTTGAGTCCTTTGCAAATTTTCCTGTAGCCATTTTGCTCCCAAATATTGTAAGCATCTCACCATAGTGCACAAGAGGTTTGTTAAATACTCAGCATCAGACTTGAGATCCTACCATTGAACAAAAATTTACAAAATCATGCACTTGCAATATAAAATTGAAAAGACCAATATAACTTTGAATAACGATAAAGCATGCCTTGATATAATCATTTTAATGCTTAACATCAAGTGAAATTATCTTCATCCCAACCAGCAGTACTCACTTTCCTTAGCCTATTCATCTTGGCAAACTTTTTCTTGCCATGTCTTCAAATGATTCTTAATTTGATCACCTGTGAGAGTAGTGCAAAACATCTCATTGAGAGTCCTCGCACATGCATTGAGATGGACTTGTTTGAACCCCGATGAAGTCCTAATTCCACTAGCCACAAGATTGGCTAGTAGATTCCCGCAGCTAGTTCCTTATTGCCACTGCCGTCACCGTCTTCCTTTCCTGCCGTTGCCACTGGCTATGGAGATGATGAGGGGGACAGGCGAGAGGAGGGATGGGAGGAAGGAGGACGAGAAGGGACGATGGTACGGGCGCCGCTGGCCCTGCTGCACGATGCCGACATTGCATGTGCAataccgccgtcgccgccctcacTATTTTCCTCGATCTGTTTTCTCTCTCTGGATGGCACCGCCGCCCTCTCTTTTTCTTGGTCTATTTTGGTGATACGGTGAAGGGGACGAAACAATTGAGATAGGTTTACCCTCCCACCTGCGTGCAGAGCACGTGATACGCGCTACTCCGGATGTGGGACAGAGCGGTCCACCACTTTTCCCACAGGCGGAACCAATCCGCATATAGCAGGAATATTCCTTTTTggacccaacccaacccatgAAGCCTTTCAACCAAACACCTATAAAAATGGGATGGCCCCAACCCAACCCACGAAAACCTTGCAACCAAACACGTGCTTAAGGAAACAATATAGCTTATGTTAACAACACATATTCTAAAACTACTATTGTTTGTGATTGGAGTGAGTGGAAATTTTGTGCCAAACTATTGATGATTTCAGTTTATGAAAGAGTGTGAATTGTAGCGTATATCATATGAGTTTTTTCTATGAGCATCATAATCAACCCTTCTCTAAACTTGTTTTTATGAGTTTTCCTCGAAAAAACATCATAACTTACGGTAGAAGAAGTCCTCTTTCTGGGAAATGTTTAATCCTTGAAGTTGGCTATTTGCAATCACATAACCCTTTCCAAGTAAAAATGTTTGACAGGCCATCCAATCTTCCATCATCTTATCCATAGATTATTTAGATCAAGAAGTTCTAATTCAATTACTGGAGCTAATACAACAATAAGCTTTAATGTAAGAAATATTCCAAGTGAAGTACACAGTCACATCAAGTGACACAGTTAACATATGGCTAAATTAGATATTTGCACTCCCATCGAAGTGAACAAGGTTGTCATCGCCACACCGTGGGCAAACATTGGTTTGACTAGGTACCATAATGAACACAATACATGTACGGCACCCAACCACAACATTTGAGATAGGAGCACTAGCACTAGCGTCACTATTGGTCGCATCACTGTCATTGTCACTAGCATCACTATTTGTCCCCAAAACTGATGCAAGTGTGGGAGAGAGCACAGATGTGGGTGTGTAGACGTTGTTGACACTGCTCACTTCATCATATTCATCATCACTATCATACTCATCATATTCATCATCACTATCGTACTCATCATATTCATCATCACTATCATAGGTGTCTTCGCCTTCACTGTACCAATTGTAGTTTACATCGTTTGTTCCCATGGTGGAAGGAGAGAGACTGGAGGACGTTTGAGAGAGAGTTGACCATGGGGCATGTGATACATCGCCAACCTACAAGGAAAGAGATCATTACCGCATACATATATAGGTTTTACATGCAACAATATAGATACCCAAAAAAATGTTCACAAGCATAAAACTAAGAATTTACATTAGGTATTTGGCCATGCACATCAAAAGGTTATAACAGGAAAGCAAAAGCCCATACATAGTGTTAGCTACACAATACCTTTAAAAAATGTGTACAACACTTCGTAAAAATGTGTATAGCACTTTTTCATAAACAAAAACATGACACTTTTTCCTCACTACCGACAATATTAGTGTTAAGTACACAATATCTACTACGGAGAAGGAGGAGACATCTTGTGTCTACTACATTGCTTACTTATAAAATCATGAAGCAGTGACCTAAAAGAATAATTTATGAAACCTCTGCAAATAAACTTTCTAGCAAAGATGACCATAAAAATATGTGCTTACAAACCTGACTGCCCTGGGGTTGCTCCAACAAGGATAGTGACACCTCAGAGCTAGAGTCCTCCATGCACATACCCATGCTTCCAATGTTTGCTTGCCCTTCTTCATTTCCAGTGCTAGCTTGCCCTTCCCTGTTCTGTTGTTGTAGCCAGGCGGCAACCGTTTCCAAGGTAATAGCAGCCATGAAGAACCACAAAGGGTGAGGAGAGTTGATACGAACTTCTACGCGCAAGTAACAGGTTTTTATAGCAAGTTTCTTTGTTCTAAATAGGTTACATATTATTTGTAGCTATAATTATCCAAGGAGCCTTggctaaaatatttattttacacGTTATCTTGTAACGCAAATTTGATGGTGAGAAACTAATGATATCTTTTCTTATCTTAAAAAGGCTACAAATCTATTTATCTGGTTGCGGTTACAATTGATCaatgttttaaaaattatatcgtatctttttcatttaaaaaatcacaaatatgtttatttgtTACGGTTACGATTGATctatgcttttttttaaaatgatgCTAACATAACGTTGTTCTAAGTTTAGCTACAATTACGCTATTGAATGCTATTTTAGATTTGTTTCACATAACTTGTGTCCTAGTTAGGAGTTATAGATTAAGGGAATGTTGCTCTGCATGCCAGAAGGATATTTTGCGGGCATGAGTTATACATCTTGGTTTACttctaaaaattttataaagtGTTGCACAAACTAGTACTCAAAGTAAAACTAATTAACGTGTTAGTCCTTGATAAGTATCGAGCCAACTGGAAAATTATTAAGCTTTTAAAATAGAGTTGTTAAAAACAATTAGTTGACGATGTATAATGTTTTGCCACACCAACCAGCATGGTGCAAGAGGCACCACACTACCTTGTCTATCGAGCAATGATGTTCTACTCCCACATAATATTTATCCATATGTTCGAATGCTACAACATGACAACTCTTATCAAACCAATTCATGAGTTGTGGCAATTGTGTTTATTGCCATGGTTTACTTGCCAAATATTTCAGGTTTAGAAAGCTAAGTACAATATAGGACACCAAACACACATCACACCACACTCGCACCACTCAACACGCATACATGCGTACTACGCGTCCAAACACAAGTTTTTATCTAGAGACTTCAAGGACTAAGCCCTCTCACGTTTTAGAAACCCTAGCTAGGGATATAAGTGAGTTGGCCCACGAGTTTGCTATGGTAAATTAACGTGCGGGTTTAACGTTGTGCTTACCGGTGTGAGATGATGCCTTGATTCCAGCTTGGTAGGGTGCTACTACTCTTGCTGCTTGCTGGAGTAATGATGCGACTACCCTTTTTTAACAACAAAAATAGTTCACATTTTTTGCCTCTGTTAAAAAGGCACAAAGCCAAAATGCTGATACATCAGGATGCAATTCAGCCAATAATCCAAGACCCATCACGATGTGCTTCAATTGGATAGATAATTTGTGCTACAGAAACAATTGATGTACTTCAACCAGATAATCCCATGATTTCAAGGAGTTCTGATTCAAGCATACATCAATCATATATATTCGTTGTATGGGCATCACAGTCAATCCAAGGCATGCCTTCTCCCTAGCTTTCGACGGTTTcaaccaaacaccaccaaaatctattactccatccgtcccattttaaatgtAGCCATGGTTCTCCGCgcccaactttgactgtccgtgttatttaaaaaaaattaaaaaatttaaaaacaaagtcacgagtaaagtattattcatgttttatcatctcataacaacaaaaaatactaattataaaaaaaatcaaataagacagacgattaAAGTTAGACGCGGAAACTTATTGTTtcacttaaaataggacggaggtcggagggagtattaagaaaaaaaacatcgtGAAAGTATAATCCAGTCGCCTAAACCAAATCAGAGATTTGCCACCCCTCTACTATTAAGAACAAAAGGATT
This window of the Oryza sativa Japonica Group chromosome 4, ASM3414082v1 genome carries:
- the LOC107276627 gene encoding protein CURLY FLAG LEAF 1-like, which gives rise to MAAITLETVAAWLQQQNREGQASTGNEEGQANIGSMGMCMEDSSSEVSLSLLEQPQGSQVGDVSHAPWSTLSQTSSSLSPSTMGTNDVNYNWYSEGEDTYDSDDEYDEYDSDDEYDEYDSDDEYDEVSSVNNVYTPTSVLSPTLASVLGTNSDASDNDSDATNSDASASAPISNVVVGCRTCIVFIMVPSQTNVCPRCGDDNLVHFDGSANI